The nucleotide window CGCCATCATGAGCGCGTTACGTGACATGTAAACCATTCGTGATGCGGGTCTTTGTCTGCCCAACGGCGATCACCGAAGCCGGCCTCCAAGTCCATTGGACGCCGTGGCCAGCAATGAGCCCTGCATCCGTGCGACTTCGCCTGGGGGTTGTTGGTGCATCCGCGCGATCGATTCTGGCGTATCGTGGTTCCGGTCGGAGTGTCGTGCGTCGTGGGCACGATGCTGGTGGTTGGATGGGCAGCGCAGCCCGCACGCTTCGTGCTCGGGTACGCGCCAACGCAGCCCATCCCATTCTCACACCGGGTGCACTCCGGTGTGAACCGCATTCCGTGCGAGTACTGCCACACGAACGCCGAGCGTAGCAGGAACGCGACCGTGCCGGCGGTTCAGACGTGCATGAACTGCCACCGCGTGATCACCATGGCGGACAGTACCTACATCAACAAGGACGTCGTGGCCCGGCTGGCTTCGGACACGGCCATGGCGTGGAAGCGCATCTACCACCTTCCCGACCACGCCTACTTCGATCACCGGGCACACGTGAACGTGGGCCTCCAGTGCCAGGTCTGTCACGGGCCGGTTCAGAGCATGGACGTGGTGAGTCGCGTGATGAACATGCGGATGGGCGAGTGCCTGATCTGCCACCGGGATCCCACTCCGTATCTGCCGCCTGGCTCTCCAATCAAGACTGGGCCGACGGATTGCACGGACTGCCACCGATAACCGGATAGAGGAGCAGCGATATGATGGAGCGGAGTCGTCGCCAGGTTCTTGTCGAGATAGCAGCGACGGTTGGTGCGGTCCTGGTAGGTGCGTCCTTTCTCGGTCGGCTCTGGCCGGGGCGGAAGCGCTCGGGAGCGCTGGGTCGTTTCGCCCGCGGAGGTACGCCCGCCGCTCCGGCGCGTCGCGTGAAACCGGCCCCGTTCACGGTGAAGCGCAATGGATAAGGGGAGAGAGAACGAGGACGAGCCGAACGACGGCGCGCGTTCACGGGCGCACGACCCTGCGTCCGACGCGCGGGCGGAGGTCCGGCGAGCGGAATTTCCCCCGGGCGCCTTCGAGCCGCTGAAGCCGCCCTCCGAGCGCGAGCCAGTCTCGCGCCGGCGGTTTCTGAGTCTGATCGGCGCCTCCGCCGCTCTGGCCGCCACCGTCTCGTGCGAGCGCCCCGACGGCGATACGATCGTTCCATACACGAAGAAGCCCGACGACGTCATACCCGGCGTTGCCAACTATTACGCCAGTACTTATCAGGAAGGACTCGTTGCGTACGGCGTTCTCGTAAAGGCACGCGAAGGTCGGCCCATCCATATAGATGGGAACGACGAGCACCCGATCTTCAAAGGAAAGACCTCGCTCAGGGCCCAGGCGGAGGTCCTTGGCCTCTATGATCCCGAACGCCTGCGCCAGCCGCGTATGGGCGGCAAGCCGTCCAGTTGGAGCGATGCTGACGGGCGCGTGCTTCCCGCTCTCAAACAGGCGGCCGCCGGCGGCAAGCCCGTTCTGCTCCTCACGCCCGCGGTGATCTCGCCGACGCGCCGGGCGGTGCTGGCTGATTTGCAGAAGGCCCTTCCGGGGCTCCAGCACGTGGCGTGGGAGCCGGCCCTGGGCCTGACGGACCGTGAAGCGCGTACCGCGCTGTACGGTGACGCCGCGCTCCCTCGGCATCACGTGGATCGGGCCACGGTGATCGCGGCGTTCGAGGCGGACTTTCTGGGAACCATGGAAGGGGCCGTTCCGGCCATCGCTGGCTTTGCGCAGAACCGGAAACTTGCCAAGCCCGACGATGCAATGAACCGGCTGTACGCCCTGGAAAGCCGGTTGAGTCTCACCGGGAGCAAGGCGGATGTGCGCTTGCCGCTCCGGCCCTCAGCGGCGGCCCAGGTGGCGTTTGCCGTGGCGAACGCGCTTCACGAACGGCATGCACGTCCGTTCCCAGCCGGGCTCGCGCCGGACGTGCTCGCGGCATTCGGCATCGCCGCCGTGGCCAAGCAATATGGAGTCGAGGCCGCGGCGCTCGAGTCCCTCGCCGGCGATCTGGCCAGCGCGGGCAACAGCAGCCTCGTCCTGGCCGGTCCCTCGCTGCCCGTGGAGGCGCACGCGGCGGTCGCCCTCATCAACACCATGCTCGGGGTGGAAGGGCACGCGGTGGACACGGCGTTCTCCGTCGACGCCCCTCCCATCGCCACCCCATTGGAGATGGCGGCCCTCACGCGCGAGATCGCGTCGGGGAAGTTCGCCGCCGTCATCGTCTGGGATGTCAATCCGTCGTATGCCGTTCCGGACGCCAGCGCATTCAACGCGGCCCTGGCGAGAGTTCCGCTCAAGATCCGGCTCGGGCTCCAAGAGGACGAGACCGCGCTCCAATGCGACGTGGTGCTGCCCGTCAACCACTGGCTGGAGAGTTGGAACGATTACGAGCCGTCCACGGACCTGCTCAGTCTCCAGCAGCCGTTGATCCGGCCGCTCTATGACACGCGGCAGGCTGAGGAGATTCTCCTCGGGTGGGCAAAGGCGCTGGGTGGTGCGGTGGAAACGGACTGCCGCACGTACCTCATGGCGCGGTGGCAGCGTGAGGAGTACGCCAAGGGAACGCCGGCGAGTTTCGAGCAGTACTGGGTCGCGGCGGTCCACGACGGGGTGCTCCGCCGCGCCGCCACGGCGCGCCCATCGCAGACGTTGAAGGTGGGTGTGATCGCCGATGCCGCCCGGAAGACGGCCAGCGCGAAGCCGTCCACGGGAATGGAATTGATCATCGCGCCCGACGTCCGGTTGTGGGACGGCCGGTATGCCAACAACGGCTGGCTGCAGGAATTGCCGGAACCCGTGACGAAGGTCTCGTGGACGAACTACCTGGCCGTGTCGGTTGCGGACGCGAAGACCATGGGCGTGTCCAATGGTGACCTCGTTTCGGTCAAGGCCGGACCGCGCGACGTTCGTCTGCCGGTCCTCGTGCAGCCGGGTCAGGCGCAAGGTGCGGTCTTCGCGATGCTGGGGTTCGGCCGCGCCGGCGGCGTGGCCGCCGAGCGTGGCGCCAATCTGTTCCCCCTCGTCGCGGATGACGGGTCGGCTCCCTTCTTCCGGCCCGACGTGCACGTGTCGCGGTTGCCGGGGAACCAGTCGCTGCCCCGTTCGCAGAAGGACTTCGAATTGCACGGCCGGGACATCGTGCGGCTCTGGACGCTGGACGAATATCGGAAGAATGCCGGGCCGCCGGCCGGTTCGAAGGAACTAGCCACGCTGAACAAGAGCCAGGAGTGGCCGGAACACAAATGGGGCATGACCATCGACCTCTCCTCCTGCGTGGGCTGTGGGGGATGCGAGATCGCTTGCCAGTCGGAGAACAACATCCCGGTGGTGGGCCCGGACGAGGTCGAGCGCGGCCGGATAATGCACTGGATCCGCACGGACGTGTACTACGTCGGCTCTCCCGACAACCCGCAGGTGGCCCACGAGCCGATGTTATGCCAGCAGTGCGACGACGCGCCGTGCGAGCCCGTCTGCCCGGTAGCTGCCACGCAGCATAGCCAGGACGGGCTGAACGAGCAGATCTACAACCGGTGCATCGGCGTCCGGTACTGCGCCGCCAACTGTCCGTACATGGTCCGGCGGTTCAACTTCTTCGATCTGACGAGCACGATCACCGATCCACTGGATCTGGCGTTCAACCCCGAGGTGACCGTCCGCCCGCGCGGCGTGATGGAGAAGTGCACGTTCTGCGTCCAGCGGATCCGCAACGGGGTGCAGATCGCCAAGGACGAGGGCCATCCGGTGCGCGACGGTGAGATCGCGCCGGCGTGTGCCGTGGCGTGTCCGGCCGATGCGATCGTGTTCGGCGACCTCAAGGACCCGAACAGCCGCGTCTCGAAACTCTCGCAGAGCAATCGTGGCTTCAAGGTCCTCGAGCAATTGGGCACTCGGCCCGCGATCACCTACATGGCCGAATTGAAAAATCCGGCCGAACCGCAGAAGAAGAATGACCATGTCTGAGGCCACTCTCCCGGTTTCGCTCCGCGTGGAACCACTGGTTCAGGGCGACGTCTCGCTCGGCGGGCTCGACGATCACGTTCGCGGCTGGAGCGAGAGGACCCCGCCCCGGTCCTGGTATATCGCGATCACGATCACGAGTCTGGTTGCGCTGATGGGGTTCGGTGCGATCGGCTACATGCTCTACACCGGCATCGGGACCATGGGGAACGACATGCCCGTGGTCTGGGGCTTCCTGATCATCAACTTCGTGTTCTGGGTGGGTATCGGCCACGCTGGAACGCTGATCTCGGTCATTCTCTACCTGTTCCGCCAGCGATGGCGCAACGCCATCAGCCGCATTGCCGAGGCGACGACCGTCTTCGCGTTCATCTGCGCGATGATCTTTCCGGCCATTCACATCGGGCGCCCGTGGTTGCCCTACTGGCTGCTGCCGTACCCCAACCAGCGGGGGATGTGGGTCAATTTCCGGTCGCCGCTGATCTGGGACGTGTTCGCGGTGCTGACGTACTTCACGGTGTCGCTGATGTTCTGGTACCTGGGACTGGTCCCCGACTTCGCGACGCTACGCAGTACGGCCCAGAGCAGGGTGAAGCGGGCGGTGTTCAGGCTGCTCAGCTGGGGGTGGGTGGGCAATGCGCGCCAGTGGATCCACTACGAGAAGGGGTATCTCCTGCTGGCGGGCATGACCACGGTTCTGGCGCTCAGCGTCCACAGCATCGTATCGATGGACTTTGCCGTGTCGATGGTACCCGGCTGGCACATGACGATCTTCCCTCCCTATTTCGTGGTGGGAGCGGCGTTCTCCGGGTTCGCGGGTGTCGTGCTCGTGTTCGCGTTCGTCCGCACGGCCATGCAACTGGAGAACTACGTGACCCTGCGGCACATGGACCTTCTGAATCGGATGGTCCTGTTCCTCTCCTGCGTCATGGCGTACGCCTATCTGATGGAGGGCTTCACGGCGTGGTACAGCGCCGATCCGTTCGTCAAATATGTCTTTGCGAATTACGTGTTCGGCAACCAGTGGTGGGCGGGGTGGCTGACGATTGTTCTCAATTGCATTCTGCCGCAATTGCTCTGGTTCCCGAAGTTCCGGCGCTCGGTGCCGGTGATGGTGATCGTGTCGGCGGGCGTGACACTCGGCATGTGGATGGAGCGGTATACGATCGTCATCCTCTCGTTGCAGCGTGATTACCTGCCGTCGTCGTGGGGGGGCTATCTCCCGACGCGCGTCGATTTCGCAATTCTCTTCGGTTCGATCGGGCTCTTCCTGACGCTCCTGCTGCTGTTCCTCCGCAAGTTGCCGATCATCGCCGCGTGGGAAGTGAAGCCCGACATCGTGTATTACCAGAAGCAGCGGGCGGGGGCCGAACATGTCTGAGTCCATCTTCGGCGTCGTGGGGCTCTTCCGCAGCGCCGACGAGTTGTTGGAAGCGATTCCGAAAATCAGGACGGCGGGATACTCGAAGTTGGAGGCGTACACTCCCTATCCGGTGCACGGGATCGACCAAGCCCTGGACCTTCCGAAGTCCAAGCTGGGAGTGCTGGTGTTCCTCATCGGGTCGCTCGCGTGCCTCTCCGCCTTCACGTTCGAATGGTGGACGAGCACCGTGGGCTATCCGCTCCGCACCGGCGGCAAGCCCTTCGATGCCTGGCAGGGGTGGGTGCTGGTGATGGTCGAAGCGACGATTCTGCTCTCCACGTTCACCGCCGGCATCGGGATGCTGTTCGCCTTCAACAAGCTGCCCTTCTTCGGGCACCCGATGCTGCCGAGCAAGGCGATCGCGAGCATCACGCGGGACCGGTTTGCGCTGGTGCTCCGGTCGGAGAGCGCTACGATGGATGTCGAGGCGGCCGCCGCCGCGCTGAGCGCGCTGGGCGCCGAATCCACCGAAGTGGTTCCTGAAGTGGAGGAGAGGACCCCGGGGATCGCGTGGTGGTTGAGGACGGCCGTGGCGATCGTGGCGGCCTGTGTCGTGGCCGGGTCCGGCACGGCTTGGGCCATCCACATCTATCCCACCGTGAAGCCGATGGTCAATATGGAGGTGCAGCCGAGGCTCGACGCGCAGGCGCCGGACCGCTTCTTCGCGAACGGGCGCGGCATGCAGTTGCCGCCGGCGGGGACGGTGGCCCGTGGATACATGCCCATTCTCGCGGCGAGCCCCGACGAGGCAGGAAAAGATCTGATCAATCCGCTTCCGGTCACGGCGCAGGTCCTGGAGCGCGGACGCCAGCAGTTCAATCTGCATTGCGCCGTGTGCCATGACCGACTCGGAACGGGCAAGCCATGGCTCGACAGCACGTACCAGGCGATGCCGGTGGATCTGCAGTCGGCGCCGATGCGCGCGGCCGCCGACGGCTACCTGTTCTGGGTGATGTCCGAGGGAATCCGCACGATGCCTGGTTACGCTGCCGATATTTCACAGGATGACCGGTGGGCCATCGTTCGCTACATCCGGGCGCTCCAACGCTCGCAGGACGCGACCCCGAGGGATATGAAATGAGCATCGACTCCGAGTCAGTCTCCTACGCGCACTCGTCGGCCTCAGAATCGATGATATACCGAAGACCCGGCATCCTGTGGGCGTTGATCGCCGTGGGAGGCGCCGGGGTCGTGAGTTCCTATTTTCTGGAGGGGCCGGAGCGGTTCTGGGCCAACTGGCTCGTGTGGTTCGTCTTCATGGTGTGCATCGCGCTCGGGGCCCTGTTCATCGTCGCCCTGCAGCACATCACGGGCGCCACATGGAGCGTGCCGTTGCGGCGCGCGCCCGAGCGGCTGGCCGCGCTGACCCCCTGGCTGGTGCCCGTCGCATTGATCGCGCTGTTCTCGTTGCCGGTCCTCTTTTCGTGGACGCAGCCAGGTGCGTCGGCCGATCCGGCGATCGCGATGAAAACGTCGTGGCTCAACTACCCGTTCTTCATCGCGCGACTCGTGATCTGCGTGGGACTATGGGTGCTCTCATATAGAATTCTCGTCGCTGGTTCCGTGCGCCAGGACCGGACCAAGGACCCCCAGGCGACGGTGCGGCTGCGCCGCTATTCGCCGATCTTCATGATCATTCTCGCCCTGACGCTCACGGCGTTCGCCTTCGACTGGATTTCGAGCCTGGAGGCGGGGTGGTACAGCGACATCTTCGGCGTCTACCTCTTCGCGGGAGCCGTCACGTCCGGGATCGCGGCGACGTCGCTGCTCGTGATCTACCTCTATCGCCGCGGCTGGCTTCCCGGCGTCACCGAGGACCATCTCTACAACCTCGGCGGGCTGTTGTTCGGGTTCACCATCTTCTGGGGGTACATCGCATTCTCGCAGTATCTCCTGCAGTGGTACGCGAACCTCCCGGAGGAGGTGTTCTGGTTCCAGCAGCGAACGTCCGGGGCGATGGAGGGCGTGTTCATCTTCCTGGGCATCGGACACTTCTTCGTGCCGTTTCTCGCCCTGATCTCGAGGAACGACAAGTTGAACTGGAAGCGACTCCGGTGGGTGTCGGTCTGGGTGATCTTCATGGAATTCATCGATGTGTTCTGGCTGGTGT belongs to Gemmatimonadaceae bacterium and includes:
- a CDS encoding cytochrome c3 family protein, translating into MVPVGVSCVVGTMLVVGWAAQPARFVLGYAPTQPIPFSHRVHSGVNRIPCEYCHTNAERSRNATVPAVQTCMNCHRVITMADSTYINKDVVARLASDTAMAWKRIYHLPDHAYFDHRAHVNVGLQCQVCHGPVQSMDVVSRVMNMRMGECLICHRDPTPYLPPGSPIKTGPTDCTDCHR
- a CDS encoding quinol:electron acceptor oxidoreductase subunit ActD: MSESIFGVVGLFRSADELLEAIPKIRTAGYSKLEAYTPYPVHGIDQALDLPKSKLGVLVFLIGSLACLSAFTFEWWTSTVGYPLRTGGKPFDAWQGWVLVMVEATILLSTFTAGIGMLFAFNKLPFFGHPMLPSKAIASITRDRFALVLRSESATMDVEAAAAALSALGAESTEVVPEVEERTPGIAWWLRTAVAIVAACVVAGSGTAWAIHIYPTVKPMVNMEVQPRLDAQAPDRFFANGRGMQLPPAGTVARGYMPILAASPDEAGKDLINPLPVTAQVLERGRQQFNLHCAVCHDRLGTGKPWLDSTYQAMPVDLQSAPMRAAADGYLFWVMSEGIRTMPGYAADISQDDRWAIVRYIRALQRSQDATPRDMK
- the nrfD gene encoding NrfD/PsrC family molybdoenzyme membrane anchor subunit — translated: MSEATLPVSLRVEPLVQGDVSLGGLDDHVRGWSERTPPRSWYIAITITSLVALMGFGAIGYMLYTGIGTMGNDMPVVWGFLIINFVFWVGIGHAGTLISVILYLFRQRWRNAISRIAEATTVFAFICAMIFPAIHIGRPWLPYWLLPYPNQRGMWVNFRSPLIWDVFAVLTYFTVSLMFWYLGLVPDFATLRSTAQSRVKRAVFRLLSWGWVGNARQWIHYEKGYLLLAGMTTVLALSVHSIVSMDFAVSMVPGWHMTIFPPYFVVGAAFSGFAGVVLVFAFVRTAMQLENYVTLRHMDLLNRMVLFLSCVMAYAYLMEGFTAWYSADPFVKYVFANYVFGNQWWAGWLTIVLNCILPQLLWFPKFRRSVPVMVIVSAGVTLGMWMERYTIVILSLQRDYLPSSWGGYLPTRVDFAILFGSIGLFLTLLLLFLRKLPIIAAWEVKPDIVYYQKQRAGAEHV